The genome window CATTTGTTTTATAACCTGGTAGTTTTCTTCAAACATCTgcattctttttttttagtTGTTTTTCTAcatcaatttttaatcttttatcttttttttatatatatcatattattttattatttttctgaTTTGTTGGGATTGTAGAAAATATAGGGTTATATAAAAAAGTATATCTAATAGAGCTAATTAAGGAGGAGAAAGAACACAAAAAGAGGTACTAAAGAATAAAGTACAAATTACCTGTAATCATATTTAGATATTTCAGttattttaatactttattcattttatttatatagatacaaatatttatatctataaaagaaaattaaaatttgaactttaaaatttaaaatttggaaGAATATTGACaaaatcatattttaaatatttttactaaCTGTGACAAAATGGTTAGCAATTATGGAAATATTAGAATCGCAATAGATAGAGGTGGTACATTTACAGATTGCATAGGTAATATAGGTACTGGtaaaaaagaagatgatagaataataaaattattatcagtTGATCcaaaaaattatgatgATGCTCCTTTGGAAGGAATAAGACGACTAttggaaatatttgaaaataaaactattCCAAGAAATACAAAATTAGACATTTCAAACGTTCAAAGTATCAGAATGGGAACAACATTAGCTACAAATTGTGCTTTAGAGAGAAATGGTGAAGATTGTTGTTTCATTACTACAAAAGGTTTTAAAGATACATTACTTATAGGAGATCAAACAAGACCAAACATTTTCGAATTGAATATTGCAAgagataaattaaaacctttatttaatatgtGTGTTGAAATTGATGAGAGAATTACTTTGGAAGATTTTTCAGAAGATCcagaaaaaattattacaaaagtAGATCAAGATGATGACAATCTAGTAATTGGCAAAAGTGGAGAGGCTGtcagaataataaaaaaaccaGATCTTAACGAAATAAGATCAACATTGAATCTTGTCTACCAATCTGGAATTCGTTCAATTGCAGTTGCATTTGTGCATTCATATACATATCCAAACCATGAATTacttataaaaaaaattgcaGAGGATATTGGTTTTGAACACatttctttatcttcaGAAATTTCTCCAAtgattaaatttttacCTAGGGCTTATAGTGCCGTAGCGGACGCATATTTGACACCAgtgataaaaaattatttaaaaaagatCTCACATGGACTATTCATCAAAAACGACAGCACTGCTGGCTCAGGAaatactttaaaaaatatacagtTCATGCAATCTGATGGAGGCTTAGTTGAAGGAGATAAGTTTTCAGGtttgaaatcaattttatctgGTCCTGCTGGTGGGATTGTTGGATATGCCGAAACGTGTTATGATCCAGAAAATTCTATACCTTTGATTGGTTTCGACATGGGAGGAACTTCGACCGATGTGAGCAGATATGGCAGTGGTAAATTACAACATGTTTTTGAAACAGTTACAGCAGGTATTACCATTCAGTCACCACAACTAGATATACACACCATTGCTGCGGGAGGCAGTTCAATCCTATCATGGGAAAATGGTTTGTTTAAAGTAGGACCAAAATCAGCATCTGCAGATCCAGGACCTGCTTGTTATAGAAAAAATGGACCATTAACAATAACAGATGCAAATTTATATCTGGGGCGTCTTATTCCTGAAATGTTTCCACACATTTTTGGTccaaatgaaaatgaaccTTTAGATTTAGAGATTACTAAAGATAAGTTCGAACAATTGACAACAAAAATCAACAAAGATCTTAAAGTGAAGATGACTACAGATGAAGTAGTTTATGGTTTCTTAAAAGTCGCCTGTGAATCAATGGCTAGACCAATTAGAGCATTAACAGAAGCAAAAGGCTATGAAATATCGAAACATAGATTGGTTTCATTTGGTGGAGCTGGTGGACAGCATGCAGTTGCAGTCGCGGAAAGTTTAGGAATAGATACAGTTTTAATTCATAGATATTCTTCAGTTCTATCCGCATACGGGATATTTTTAGCTAACGTTGTAGAAGAACAACAAAAACCTTCCTCTCTTGTTTTATCAGATGCAAATTCAAGAAGAATAGTAGAAAAGGAGTTCAAAGATTTAGAGTTAATTTGTAAAAGCAAGTtatataatcaaaatttttttgatgaGGATATTAATATAGAAAGATACTTAAACCTGAGATATGAGGGTACTGAAACTGGTTTGATGATCttacaagaagaagaaaatatctGGAATTTCCAGAAATGGTTTTCGTCTGCCCACCATAGAGAATTTGGATTTTCTTTTGACAACAAGCGCATAATTGTTGATGACATTAGAGTTAGAGCAATAGGTAAATCGAATATCCGGGCTGAAAGTTCTGTTGATAAACAAT of Tetrapisispora phaffii CBS 4417 chromosome 6, complete genome contains these proteins:
- the OXP1 gene encoding 5-oxoprolinase, which codes for MVSNYGNIRIAIDRGGTFTDCIGNIGTGKKEDDRIIKLLSVDPKNYDDAPLEGIRRLLEIFENKTIPRNTKLDISNVQSIRMGTTLATNCALERNGEDCCFITTKGFKDTLLIGDQTRPNIFELNIARDKLKPLFNMCVEIDERITLEDFSEDPEKIITKVDQDDDNLVIGKSGEAVRIIKKPDLNEIRSTLNLVYQSGIRSIAVAFVHSYTYPNHELLIKKIAEDIGFEHISLSSEISPMIKFLPRAYSAVADAYLTPVIKNYLKKISHGLFIKNDSTAGSGNTLKNIQFMQSDGGLVEGDKFSGLKSILSGPAGGIVGYAETCYDPENSIPLIGFDMGGTSTDVSRYGSGKLQHVFETVTAGITIQSPQLDIHTIAAGGSSILSWENGLFKVGPKSASADPGPACYRKNGPLTITDANLYLGRLIPEMFPHIFGPNENEPLDLEITKDKFEQLTTKINKDLKVKMTTDEVVYGFLKVACESMARPIRALTEAKGYEISKHRLVSFGGAGGQHAVAVAESLGIDTVLIHRYSSVLSAYGIFLANVVEEQQKPSSLVLSDANSRRIVEKEFKDLELICKSKLYNQNFFDEDINIERYLNLRYEGTETGLMILQEEENIWNFQKWFSSAHHREFGFSFDNKRIIVDDIRVRAIGKSNIRAESSVDKQLAIYHQKVVDSMKNIFMTKSIFFENKRIDTPIYQIEKMEYGTQIRGPAILADSTQTNVLPPNAIATVLESHIFIKIDHDDNKSIVDREGAVNPVLLSIFSHRFMDIAEQMGTQLRKTSVSTNVKERLDFSCALFDNKGNLVANAPHVPVHLGSMSTCIKLQAKLWEGKLKPNDVLITNHPEAGGTHLPDITVISPTFSSDGDIIFYVASRAHHAEIGGILPGSIPPNSKELYEEGVAIYSELLVKEGIFQEDMVYKWFVEEPGKYYGCSGSRKVSDNISDLKAQIAANTKGIHLINTLITDYSLDIIIKYMKAIQQNACETIKKMLKQLTSHYGRNVFESEDRMDDGSLIKLKVTLNNEDDEYIFNFSETSSQVYGNLNAPEAITNSAILYCLRCLVGEDIPLNQGCLEPLTIIIPKGSILSPNKGAAVVGGNVLTSQRVTDVILKTFNVMADSQGDCNNFTFGTKCVVDSDGDTIDGFGYYETICGGVGAGAPSWRGDGWDGASAVHTNMTNTRMTDPEVFEKRYPVLLREFSIRENSGGNGHFRGGCGVIRKIEFRKPVIASILSERRVLPPNGLHGGMNGLRGENTWFRSDTSAFINIGGKNTVNVQTGDVVIIKTPGGGGYGVKITY